The nucleotide window GAGGCGCAGGGAGTCGGCGAGGTGGAGGCGGTTAGCGCTGCGACGACGGGCGCAGTCAGCATGGGAAGGGAACGCGGCGGCTGCAGCGGGCGGGGCTATGCCGTGGTCAAGGCGCAGCGGCGCATGCGCGCGCGTGTGCAGGGGCGTGCAAGGCTGCAGGGGCGAACGGGAACGGGCCTGACAGGGGAGCAGTGGTACGGCGCGGGAACGGGCGCAGAGGCAGGTCCGTGGCGGTGCACGGTGAgcgggagaggagaaggagggGGGCCTCACGAGGTAGCTGTAGGGGTACAGGGCAGTGGGTGTCGAGGAGGTCGACGGGGAAGACAGTGGAGAGGAGAAGCAGGCCGGCGGGGGAGCGCTCCTGGCGGCGACGGCGTCCTGGCGCAGGGACAGCGACCTCCTCCCCcgatcccgatccaatcgggaaGAGAGGGGGGCAGATATTTCGGGGGAGTGTGGTGGTGTGTCGGTGGCCGAGTGGGGAGTGGGGGGTTATGGCGTGCGGGGGTGGGCCGGTTGGTGGCCCGGTTGGGCCTGTGGCCAGCTGGGCCGAAGCCCGGGGggtttctcttcttctttttttggtcttttgttttctgttttattctttttcttttatttattttattttactgTTTTAGTTCAACTTAGGGCATTTAAGCATTTTATAAATTTGTGTTTTCTTTACTATAATTACCTATGCTAATTTTGGCACTGCCCaaacatttttattttaatttttgaaaacgtTTATTATTTAACTTTATTTTGGATTTGAATTGGAATCGATTTCGAACTAACGatagattagcaacagtaaccgtGGTGATGTGGCACCATTTGCGTGGAATTACCGTAGCTTGTTTACCCGGGCATTACAGAAAGGATCAGAGTGACATCCTACACATTCCTGATGTTATACTGATCTCCATCCGTTCCGATAATATTTCAGCAAGAGAAGTTTAATTAGAAAGATTTGTTCTATAATTAATAGGTAGAGTGTTAGGCTGGCAGAACTGTGTGGTGTGTTCCTACCAGAATCATGACAATAGTCCCACTCCTTGCCTCCGTTTCGACGCTGGCGTCCACCTAATCCCTGCCCCCTTCCGCTCCGGTCGCAGCGGCCACCACCTTCCCCCTCCCATCCTTGTCTGCGGTATGGTAGCAACTCCACAAGCTGGGGCTCTTGCCGGGTTTGTCAGATCCGCCAAGCTAGAGCATGAGGAGGTGTCCTCGGGTACGGGCCCGGAGGCGGCGTGGGAGCAGCCTCCGCCTTCCAAGAAGTCCATGTGGTGGCATCGCCTGGAGTTGGTAGGTAGGGGCCGCCACAAGAGTGCACGAGGTGGCGTTGGAGATGGCAGGGTGCTATTTCAGGTGCATGGAGAAGGGACACTTGAATGTACAAACAATGTGGTTTCACTAAAAAAAATACATCCGCGATGATAGACGTTTGTCATAGGTCGCATTTTCAATCACTCATGTACATGTGTGACGGTTATATGACATAATAGGATAGTCATACATATGATGTCGGGGATGTGATCCATAATAATAATCACTTtttcatcacagaagtgtccacttctaTGATGATATATGGCGCGTCATGAAAGTGTTTTCGTCAAAGGCAACTGACACATAACAACCACTGTAATAGGTCGTTGTTAAGCTATCGGTGTGGCTTCAGATTCGATACTTGTTAACAACCCCATCCAATGACCGATTTTCCACGTGTCGGATTCTCATTCACCAACGGAGCCACACGACAACTCTACCTTGTGACAGCTATCGCCCATCCAACGAACGGTATGCGCCTATGAAACATTGACACATGGCATGACCCCATCAATGGCCTGTTTAGTTAGAAAGGACGGCCTAGTAAAAGGTCTGCTTAAGGTGCATTTGACTTAGTCAAAAGTTATCAGGCCGGCCCGTTATaggcctgttaacgacctgttTTTTATATAGCACCTTTACATCCCAACTACCCACGACCAGTTAGTACATGTCTGAATTCAGTCCATTCGGGGTCTGTGCGTCATTCAATATGGTTCCAGTCTGTTGATACTTTAGGCCCATGTGTGACCCATGGTGTTTCTTCTTCCAATTTCGACTCGTTCAATGGCTCGGACCTTGACGACATGTCATGTATTTTAGCCCCAAAACGGCTTGTGATGCTTCTGGGCTATTTGCGACCTTTTGTATAATCTGACCCTTTTACGCCCCGTCGAGTTTTGAGGGCATATAAGGCCCGTGCTACATTTCAGCCCATTTACGGTTTGTCCCGTCTCCGGGCCATTTCTGGCCCATGGTGTCTTTTGGTCCATTAACGGACCCGTGTTTACACAGGGCCATTTTTGGCCCATCCTGCCTTTTGGTCCACTAACGGCCCTTGAAAACCCTGTGCCTTTTTCAGCTCTTATTCGGTATTAATGTGTATTGCGATGTTGTTGAAGAAGGTTTCAATTTCCTATAACGCGGGGAGTCATTCATGACGTGGTCGTGCATTAAGATTCTTTAGCATTAGCAAGTACTTTATTGACTATCACAAGTCTTTCTGGTCTTTGTTTCTCTTGCAAACATACAATGGCACGGGGTTATTTGCGAGAGCTCCTATACAACGTCTTCAACGCCAGTTCGCAAGATGGTGCTTGCGCGAAGGTTGTTGCTGGCCGGCCTAGTGTACGCACACAACTCTTGAGTCATGAGCTCTACCACATAATCTAGTACGGTCTGATTCGCGTGAAGGTCATTGTGGACCGGTTaacagttgaccagtcaaccatTGACTTTTGAAAAAAGtaaaaagaaaaacaaataaaaattTTGAATTCAAAACATTCACGGTTTTGAAACTAAAGTTTGCAAAGTCAAATAACTTCATGAATTTTGAAGgtcatgattttgaaaaaaagttcatggtgattttggaaaaaagttcacaTATTTTTAAAAACTTCATgaattttgcaaaaaaaatcatgaatttggAAAACAATCGTTCATGGTGTTTTTGGAAAATATTTCACATATTTTTAAAAAGTCCATGAATTTTGAAATTTTTTTCACGAATTTGGGAAAAATCATGGATTTGTAAAAAGTTCTTTGATGTtacaaaaaaatcatgaatttagaaaaatttcatgaatttacaaaaagttcatgaattcaaaaaagtGAAGGATTCAAAACAGTTTGCAAAGTAAAAAATATCTTGAATtaaaaaaagttcacgaattcGAATAAGTTCATAGTTATTTTGGAAAAAAAAGTCCACGGGTTTCAAAAAatttcatcaattttgaaaaaatttcatgaattcaaaaagtcaAAGTGGTAATGAAAAACATGTCCGCAGATCTGAAAAGCATTCATCGTTTTCGGAAAAACTTAACGAATTTGGAGAAGTTTGCAAATTTGAGGAAAAATTCATGAATTCCAAAAAACACGGACTTTTAAAAGAGTTTGCAAAATAAAAAActtcatgatttttttaaaagtTCACAGGTTTGAAAAAAGGTTatcggttttgaaaaaaaatcatgaatttggaaaaagttTGTCAATTTTGAAGTTTTCATCGGTTATGAAACAAAAAGCACACGAATTTGAGAAAATTTCACGAATTTTGGAAAAGTAGTTACAAAAATGTTGTAAAAAATACTAAAAAAAAGTTCACGGATTTGAAAAAAGTGCAAGAAAGTTGAAAAAAATCACTAGAAAGTTAGCAAaaaattcacaagaagttcataGATTTCAAAAAAGTTTGTGCAACttgaaaaaaagttcacgaaaatgaaaaaagattcacaaatttgagaaacttcatgaatttgaaaaagaAAAAATTTCATGCATttgaaataataataataaaagaagtaggaagaagaaaagaagaaaataaaaaaccGAGTAAAAACGTAAGAAAAAACCAGCCAAATAAAGCcgaagaaaaggaaaaacaaaatctttaTTTTTAGCATTACATTTGACGCATAACAAAAGAATAACTTAGACACATGATGTGAGGTCTCCTAGGTGGTCATCGTGTCTAGTGCTGAAATGTGAGCTTTGTAGTTCGAGTCTCAAATACACCCATTTTTTATATGTtgtaaaaagaaaaagaaaataaaatgggCCAAGCTCAATGCAGGGGGGCGCCGGTTTGCACAATAGCCTAGAATCGGCACTAAAGGCGCTGAATAGGATTTGGGATTATTTATGGGCTTTTCTCTTTATTTACGGTAGGTACGGTCTAGACAACCATTGCTGATAATACCTTGCCATGTGACATATGGGTCACATTATTCTATTCCCTTGTCCATAAGCACTACAATTAGATGGAGGTACAACATTTAAGTTACCATACCCCTACGGGGGTTTCATCCATCCCTAGAGAAACATCTCTAGCATGTTCTTCCAAAGCAAAGTAAGAACCAAAGCTAGTGGACATAACATTTAGTATCACATAGTAGAACTATTTCCGATGGATTTTACTCTCTCTTATCCCGACATATAGTTTCCATCTTGTTCTTGTTATATGTTTCCTCACATATAGTTCTCATCTTCATCACACCTAAAGAACTCTTTGTGATGTAGTTGACTCTCTCTTAGGCAATTATGGAGTGTCATACATGCAACTAGTACGTGGGTTTGCTTCTCTGCTGGGTAACTTGTGACAAGTAGTAAAGGACGTAATTTTATTTACAACACACCAAAGGAGCGCTTAGTGATATTTCATAGTGATGAATGAGCATGATTAAATATTCTTTTTTCCCACTTGGTCAACAACCTTGTCAAAACTCTACCAAATGGTACTTTTGTCCCATCTATGAAGGTAGATATACAATCTCATTGGGATACCCTGAATCAACAGAAACAATATTTACCTACTCTAAAACAGTTAGAGTAAAGCAATGAAAATGGGATGATATAATTTTAGTGAACAAAAATTCACAAGTGAACCAGCGGGTGGACGTGTAAATACTTTGTCATCATATCTATAAAAACCCTTGCGTCATGTGCAGATCCCAGCCATTTGGCGACTATCGTTGTGAATCTCATGTCAACGTAACACACGACCATCATCTATTGTGTCGGATATCCATACCATCCAACATGGTTAACAATCCCATAGGCCAACACAAAACACATATGTGTGCCCCATCAATTGCATCGATGCAATTGTTAGAGTCATGCCATAATCTAGAGTCTTAAAGTTTTTCATGCAAAGTTGGGAACCATTGATCTCTTGGTTTGTTGTTATCCGTACCTAAACATACCAAAAAATGCAACACATCTTCAAACCCACGTCGAATAGTTCCAGCGGAGCACTAGCGATTCTCAACTTGACTCACTAGTTGACGGTTTCCAACCATCCACAAGAGCCCATGTTTTATGCGGTGTCGTGTAACAATCCTTGCATCACTAAGAATTTCAATAGTACATCGACTATACCCTACTCTTCTTCAAGTACTCTGAATGGTTCGTGATATATTATCCAACCATTACCATAAGCCCATTATAATGTGTTGTGTATTAATATTTAGAAAAGCTGAGTGAAAAACAACACGAGAGGCTCCTACtgcaataataataataataattaaacaATCATATTTACAAAATTAAGGTCATTTGACCCGGGGTGGGGGCATAGGGACAAAGGAAGAAGTATCCAAGACTATTAAATATCAATATCAATTTTGTCATAACTTGCACTCTCACTGGTGCTCCGTGACAACCAACCTACACCTTATATAAAGGGACTTGACGCCAAGGCAAAGAAGGGACACATGCAACAGTTAATGGCCCCTAGACAAGCTTGATAGTAGATTCGATCTAGACATCCCGTCTAAGGTCATCCACATAGAACTTGGTAGTTGACATCCAACTCTCTAAGAGCCTCATTACGTTCGTCCATTAGGATATCACCTGATATAATCCATATAAGTAGGAGTAGGGCTATTACCTACCATAGGGGCACAAACCTGGGTAAATATGTGTCATATGTCTTTCTGGTGACCCAAGGTTACATCCCAGTACCAAACAAATCTATGTGCAACTACCATACTGCTATTGGGTACTTTGCGAAGCATCCTTGACAGTTGGCCACACGAAACGTCCATCCTTTGTCTTCACAATATAGAATGAGACACAATTTTTAGCTTTACTAAACAATTTTGTTGCCATGTAACACTCTTCACTTCTTTCATGTGCACCACAACACATAACTTTGGTCATGATAGCTTCAATTTTAGATGTCAAGTTGACAGCAAAAAATGCAGCCAATGACTTACCAGAAGTGTAATGATCAACCATACTCTTGAAATATTTTTGCATACAAGCCTATTTCATCTTTGGGATAGAGCCAACTCTGAGTGGACACTCTCAAGACCCACATGCCTTGTTTAATGGGCGTAAAAACTACCTCCCGAACTTCATCATCTACCTCAATGATCTCCCCATTTGCATTAGCCCGGACATAAAAGAACTCTTACCATCAACATGCACTTTAGCAAGTTAATCTCACGCTCTTTCACGAATGGTGGAGGTCTGTCGCAAAAACTTGCACACACACCTTGTTTTACTATGCAAAAGAACACTTGAAGTTCGCGAGAAGTTGTAGTGCCAAAGGTACAAGAAATAACAAGATGGTAATTCTACCTTTATGGTTTCTTTCCACTTATCATTGGCTAAAACAACATTCTTCTAATGGTCCCAACCAACTCCAGCTGATTTATCTTTAGAATGCTTCCATGCTAACTACAAAGTTTCTATCACATCCCATCTATTTTGGGAGTGTTTTCTGCTATATGAACTTCTAGCTTTTTGGAAAAACTTCATGTCTAGGTTCTTGTACTCGCTGTTTCTCAAATAAGCAATTGGTCTATTTTCAGCTATAACTTCTCCCCAACACAGATTCCACAAAATTCTTGTGCAACAATTGGATCCAATTTTCTTTAGCCTTACTACCATGTTCCACTTATGTAATCATCACACATATATGAACATACATATAACATAACCATTCAAGATCGACTAGTACCATGATGATAACAAGCAACCCTTCAAAATCACAAGGTACAATCTATGTAAATGATAATAGCAACTACCATGACCATGTTCAATACAATGTATGTAAATATACAAAGAAAACATACAAATAAACAACAAGTACCATGATACACCAGTATATGCAATGATAGACCAATTTATACTATCGTACActaagaaaagaaaaagaaaaagtaaATACATATGACCGATTAAGGATGGCTAGGAAATATCTCTTCCGCTATGGTTCCTTCTTGATTAAGGATGGTTCAGAAATTATATTCTCGGAGGATAAGTGGCTAGGTAATGCTACGCTCCAGGAACAATATCCAACTCTATACAATATTGTGCGTCACAAGGGTGATAGTATCGCCAAGGTTTTGGAATCATTTCCGCAAATGTAACGTTCATAAGGGATTTAATTGGACCTAGACTCTAATCATGGAACATACTACTCCAGCGGTTAACCACGGTACAGTTGTCACAAGGGTCCGATGTATTTCATTACAACCTACATGGGAATGGGCAATTCTCAGTGAAGTCTATGTATAGAGCTTTGATCCAGTCCAATGTGCCAGTTGATAATAACAAGAAGATTTAGAAGATGAAGATACCTCTTGAGAATAAAATATTTGCATGGATCTTCATCACGGAGTCATTCTTACTAAAGATAACCTTATTAAGAGGAATTGGTATGGAAGTACGTAATGTGTTTTTTGTCAGCATGATGAGACAATAAAACATTTGTTCTTCCAATGTAAATTGGCCCGTTCTATATGGCCAGTCATCCAAATAGTTTCTGGCTTGTATCCTCCTTGTAGTGCTGCTAATATATTTGGCAACTGGGTACATGGGATTGATCATAGGTTTAGAATTCTTCTCAGGGTGGGAGCACTTGCCGTCATTTGGTCGCTTTGACGATGTAGAAATGATAAGGTTTTTAATGATAAAAGTACTTCTCTTATGCATGTTATCTACAGATGTACCGGGACTCTTCGTTTATGGTCCTCTCTACAACCAGTGGACAATCGAGACCTGTTTATGGAGGTGTGTACACGATTGAAGGCTATGGCGAGGGGTACTTTTACCCAACATGGGGGGGGCAACATGATCTTAGGATTGGGCCACCTTCGGTTTAGGCATTATACATATCATACAAGTTTCCTTCTTTTTcgctttcttttattttgggttggTGTGAGGACTTTGTTGGCTGTCTGCATCTTAGTTATGCAGAGGTCGGGTGTAAGTAGTACTTAAACCTTTTAAGTAATAATGCgccccttttcaaaaaaaatatgaCCGATTAGACTATTTTGGAGGAGTGTGAAGGATTCACCATGCTTCGATTCTTGTTGTGAGGCAAGGAGGCATTATCATTGGCAGTAAGAGAGGCTTGTAGCTGACGAGATAGGTTGGGAAGCCAGAGAGCAGACAGGAGGCAACATGGAGGCATGTGGCCGATGGTAGCTACGCTGGGTAGCAGGTGCGAGGTGGCACACAAAGAAGGAGGCATGTGCTCTGGCCATCAGCGAGGCTAGAAGAGGCAAGTAGCGGAGACCCTAACCCACCAATCTCGTTGATGGGGGATGTTCGGAGGCACAATGGAAGCTTATGGATTGGAGTGTGAACGTGGGAGGAGGCAAAGGCAGacgacaacaaggaaataaagcCCTAGCCACTTGTCCCTTTTTCCTGGCTGGGAGGGAGGGGAATGAGATGCGGGTGGGTGGGGAGAGAGATTCTCCAAATGGAGGCGAGGTATATAACATAGTTGTAGTTTTTTTGGTAATTGCGGTGCCACTATGGGGCATATCTATGGGGAATGGGTGCAATTCTAGTGGAGGGAGGGGGAAGAACATGTGGATATGCTTTCTGCTTTATAGTGTAATTAAGAGAAGAACTTCTCTCAAGCCTAGGCTAGAAGTTTGTTGCTTATTTTCGCTTGTGCTTCTAGGGGACTAAAGCCAAAATTCAAGACCAAACTAACAGGACCTATACTGGTACAGTAGTGGGCCCTCCTCTCCTTGAGTGCATGCACGAGTTCATGACCAATGGTCCTAAGCTACTCTGATAAAAAAAGGATCTCAGTTGTGTCTAATCCTACATCCACATCGATGGAGTCTTCGAACTAACGGTGTTAGGACCACAAGGATCTTGATTGTGTCACCTACCAAGTGGCCCACTGGACACAATGATACGCCCTAAACACATCCATAATTTTTGTAATGGTTCATGCTATATTCATGTCATATATGCATCTATCATTTTTCCAGATTAACATAGTAGTGAAGTGTTAGAGTACTAGTCACTGGTTTGGCTTAACAGAAAATGATTTTTTTACAAAGATATGAAAAATCAGGAAAATACATGGAGACGATTTTCAGTGAGGAGGCAACATGCACGAGAAGAACTAACAAGTGGGAGGCCCCAGGGGCTCACGTGCTTGGATTTTGGGGTGTGTGTAGGGCCCACCTAACTCTATCTCGCTGCCTCTTCTTCCTGGTAACTTATATATATCGCTATTTTTTCGCAGCCGCCTCAACACGTTCAGAGGCGGTCTAATCTGACCTTGTTCTACCACTCTGTCGAAGGGGAGAATAGTTGTCTTGGACCTCTCAATCGACCCTTGTTGCATGACGATGCAATAGTATTAGTCAATACTAGGGGCTAAGATTTGTTAGCTGCTGAACATGACTGTGACCTTGAGCATTACTAATGCAGGTAAACTATATGATGTATCTCTGATTATGAATTTCTTTATCTTGGACTGAATCTTATTCATATTGTGTATTGAACTTTGAGAACCATGAGATCATATGGCGATTGTTTAGTAAATTGTTTTGGGAGGCACCTCAGGTGACAATGGCGTGCCCATTAGATCTAGATTAGAAAGACAACACTGGGTGTGATTCTTTACCATGCTTGTGGGGTCTCATCCTATTTTCATCCAATAAAACGAGAACTTTGGGTGTGATCCTTCACCACATTTTATGAGGTTATACCATATATGTTAATGAAGTTATTAATGTTGCGAGTTGCCACTAGTGAACCATTAAAACCTCATTTTACTCATTTCTTTACACTTCTATTTTGCTagttttatttattccaaaaaaTACAAAAACACTTATATCATTCAAATTATCAATCTCTTGGTCAAACTAGTGCAACTGCGCAATTGACAACTTTGTTAGGTGTATTGGGGACACAATACACTACATGTATATTGATTGAAGGGTTTAGAACACAATAATAATAAGTGACATCCGTTGGATGGTGAACAACACTGACGACGGAAGAGTGGCCGGAAACTGTAATACCATAGTCCATAACTCAGGTCTTGTTAAGCATACAACAAAAAGGGGGTAGATACAACCTAACATGATACAGATAAGGGCCCCACTTTTTTTGGCCAACAAATTATTGATCAAGCGTTCATGATTCCTAAATTTCCAGGTTTTCGACGTCATGGTGTCATCAACAAGCCGTATGACAAGATGCTGAGACGTGATCACTGATTACTCTGTACATCGTGCTGTCAGCTCATGTATTTTCCCACGGAGCTGATAGATTTGCCATTTGAAATTGCTTCTTTTTCTACATTGGGAACTTTTCAGTGAATTGGTTCAGGGTTGAACTTGAGAGCCTCCCTCCAAATGAGTTCTTTGATATCTTCCTCAGTAAATGATGGTTGTTCGAAGTCGAAGCTGAAAGGCGCTGGGCAGACAGGTTCATCATTTATCTCATGAAGGGATGCTAAATAAGGATGGCATAGAGCCTCATCAACTGCGAAGCCACCAAGAAAAAAAAAGGTTAAACTTCCAAGAGAAAGTTCCTCGTAATATTTCTTACATTAATGGTTTAATTAACGTAAGAAGTGTCATTTCAACTTGGTTTTAATAATTCGCACACGATTCTGAAATGATGGTTCACATTATTAAATTTGTCATTTTGCAATCAAGCAAGATCATGCTATGCTGTAAGATTACCAGTAATCCTCTTGCTCGGATCAAATACGAGCATCCTCTCAAGCAAATCCATGGCGCCAGTGGACATACTGGGGAACCGTGAACCAAAATGCTGTTTCGGGTATTGAGGAAGAGACCTCACGTATCTGCGGGCATTATCACTTCGAAGAAACCCAAGGCTCGTGTCATCTGGTGAGCCTATCAGCTTTGGATCAAGAATGAATCAGGATTACAAACAGCATCGAGAAGATTTATTAGACATTTCCATTTAGTAGAACAAGAGAAGATGTTAGTGCATCTAGAATAATCACATGCTTGGACCAAAACACTAGTCTGAATGAAGGCATATGCATGAAGTATCATGCTACACCAGATACCAGTGTAAGCTTCAACCTATGTGGTGTACTTGTGCTAATTGAGTTGGTAATCCAAGAGATATAAGCATGGAAAAAGCATAGCAGTTGGAACCTATGCTAAATCAGAACTGACAATCATAGTGTCAGACTCCGAGGCAAAAAGAGAGCAGGAGAATAtacaaaaagaagaaaaaagaagcaGAAGGGAAAAAATAAAATCTTGACTCGTGTAATAGTGAGTGGCCATACCTCAGTAATTAGCCTCAGCTGATGAACATAATCTTTTCCAGGAAACAGTGGCTCCCTCATAGCAATCTCACCGAGGATGCAACCCACTGACCAGATATCAATTGCTGCAGTGTACTCCGAGCAGTTGAGCAGGAGCTCCGGTGCCCTGTACCACCGAGTAACAACATACTCCATCATGAAGTCAGTCTCAGTCGTGGTCCTAGCCAAGCCAAAATCTCCAATCTTGAGTTCACACTTAGCATTGAGCAGCAGGTTGCTCGGTCTGAGGTCCCGGTGCAAGACCTTTGCTGAATGCACATACTTCAATCCTCGGAGCACTTGGTAGAGAAAATACTGCATCATGAAAATGTTAAGGTGAAAGGAAAGCTGACCAATTGTAGAATGTTTGGACTGATGCTGAAGGGATGATGGAAAGAACAATGTACATACCTGACAGTGATCATCCGTGAGTGGCTGGTTTGATCTTAGAAGGTGGTGAAGATCAGTGTCCATCAGTTCATAGACGATGTAAACATCGTTGAAGTTCTCCCGCCTTGGTGGGCGTATGATGTCCTTTATTGAAATCACCTGCCAAAAGTCAGATTTTGTCATGATCATACCACCAAATTCAGGGTCACACCATATATATTTTCGATATCATAAGTGGAGATAATCAC belongs to Triticum urartu cultivar G1812 chromosome 7, Tu2.1, whole genome shotgun sequence and includes:
- the LOC125521258 gene encoding mitogen-activated protein kinase 2; the protein is MRMEGGGAGAGGGGHGGGHGLGGEAQIKGTLTHGGRYVQYNVYGNLFEVSAKYVPPIRPVGRGACGIICAAVNAQTREEVAIKKIGNAFDNQIDAKRTLREVKLLRHMNHENVISIKDIIRPPRRENFNDVYIVYELMDTDLHHLLRSNQPLTDDHCQYFLYQVLRGLKYVHSAKVLHRDLRPSNLLLNAKCELKIGDFGLARTTTETDFMMEYVVTRWYRAPELLLNCSEYTAAIDIWSVGCILGEIAMREPLFPGKDYVHQLRLITELIGSPDDTSLGFLRSDNARRYVRSLPQYPKQHFGSRFPSMSTGAMDLLERMLVFDPSKRITVDEALCHPYLASLHEINDEPVCPAPFSFDFEQPSFTEEDIKELIWREALKFNPEPIH